In Falco naumanni isolate bFalNau1 chromosome 5, bFalNau1.pat, whole genome shotgun sequence, the following are encoded in one genomic region:
- the ARHGEF5 gene encoding rho guanine nucleotide exchange factor 5 isoform X4 has translation MASSASDPGRCERSQDVLLMESEETSEGGTTPREASSVTGEVWDSTAVEREHHAPHASAEMSNSLSESAKGAELSTPEDCLSAPGKAAEMLGRPSNPLQKVPAGLEQEQGDAEPQKGLLELEREMLLSEGGLDCSLKLKQVELVDLESNQDSSLSAVQDGPDPGSAILQAVDLSTEFPQSQAELALCGSNSQAQHPKYPLADAISSQRETPKCFLVCKTVSEGHYKAEPFLDSLSMDSLQEVDAGAEQKQSSKNVAAPIHEQPTSEEAIDDMAKPHISEDTKESIRALEGLEENIESSFSHQLSSTLADDSQISSLQTEGNTSAGETRNSSMVKEQGTATVPKENSSTSKCLHLEDNHRKTESRPASQTESAFQVKDTAKKNEEMSTSQHKEPAQEAVSELQQEEEKKECKLQNLLEEGKSLEPKDQKSKELNEKKQQLQMEDLNLEASASRSELSSVLRHNVDLCGLENVFLAEQTGSAFPPRESVSVDQYPGEDVLLKAYATEAGSGRQPLAVSSLSSNNLNAVGETPVVPPHTCHISDQAEDLEDSGRFSIGGQDIGEADWDDRTRLGREDEHSDGHGKAVQRLDKRGAALHGGVAALSSAENPEASVLHPSSGTKNLEPPDSIDPHPITENLGKAELQVFIPALPPELASVASTSGPQQEGASRMASLTPEDCPGTSLNKLLDSVEKPANQAASVQVRDPTSGETARVSTDPGEANISHELLISEEGFHEDLSGQSSFSVIYPSCLPLERSLPEGRRTVAVIAGPLEPPQAPGRTSTPLNHPETTQQKPPEESAIIQQKEMGVPVDHEAQEMPLFDQSDCGLNQKEPGSRISSVLSTLTWPSEEDMVFAVSQQEQPLSPASHSSLPLVSEPDAKQLPRLPSLARSPRQTQAPALNTNHLARPPAPESYQPLAPVPYSRPHLNCGMYDSKLLATHPTISHPLHAAASLSDSNTVASASHREDVAEKDDLVPVTREWDLSDSGTHTETSDDSGVSLLAKSFSAVGNEALAGSSDASPETAGHHVDIQYGKSSPDHPSWPSLEGLITSTNSKSRDSAQPPPMLAFTNPIHFLQLSPPSPPTTRTACQEEDISGELRWEQEADVFGVDSKNVQAPLAFTEKTESERRIKQRLEGEGGEHHLVAQPKEEVPRHSPLEKSSSWPDKKSVRVVAQEPAPNQENPIKRRVKSKDWHRQGLKRMSVPPDILQEVPSAPSEEEAHKTHREPPVSSETVILREKKPADAMENFKRRHSKLINSSRLLYQEYSDVVLNKAIQSQKRVDSFAEDIESSFPSSPRLRRKVLSPQDSYLQRLSVSSNASLWQDIPMIRGSRMLLNMSRDEQKLQEAKFELIMSEASYLRSLNVAVDHFQRSAELQAMLTNQERQWLFSRLHDVRDVSASFLFDLEEKFEEDMFTFHVCDVALKHAPEFRRVYLPYVTNQTYQEQTFQRLLNGNAGFQQVLERLESDPVCQRLSLKSFLILPFQRITRLKLLLQNILKRTRPGSEEEVQATQAYDALEKLIKDCNENVQRMKSTEELIYLSQKIEFECKIFPLISQSRRLVKCGELTALDFSTLSPKWKVTTRPIYLHLFNDCLLLSRPKEGGRFVVFDHAAFSDVRGEKCEMKLHGTNKNVFRLFLLQNYQGKRVEFLFRTETHSEKLRWISALAPPRGELDLLECPDAPQVQCIKTYKARENDELALEKADIIMVMQYSNDGWIEGVKLSDRERGWFPSEHVELISSKHARQKNLKEEQRVKNAKQQVFCKK, from the exons cagGATGTGTTACTGATGGAGTCTGAAGAAACCAGTGAGGGAGGTACCACTCCCCGAGAAGCCAGCAGCGTCACTGGGGAGGTTTGGGATTCTACAGCAGTTGAAAGAGAGCATCATGCCCCTCACGCATCAGCCGAAATGAGCAACAGCCTGTCTGAATCTGCAAagggagcagagctcagcactcCTGAGGACTGCCTTTCTGctccagggaaagcagcagagatgctgggcAGACCCTCTAACCCTCTGCAAAAAGTGCCAGCAGGATTGGAACAAGAGCAAGGTGATGCAGAGCCTCAAAAGGGACTCTTGGAATtggaaagagaaatgcttttaagtGAGGGTGGACTGGATTGTTCTCTGAAACTTAAGCAAGTAGAGCTGGTTGACCTGGAAAGCAACCAGGACTCTTCTCTCAGCGCAGTCCAGGATGGGCCAGACCCTGGCAGTGCCATCCTGCAGGCTGTGGACCTCAGCACTGAGTTTCCTCAGAGCCAGGCAGAATTGGCACTTTGTGGCTCAAACTCTCAGGCTCAACATCCAAAATACCCTTTGGCAGATGCCATTTCCTCTCAGAGAGAGACACCTAAGTGCTTCTTGGTGTGTAAAACTGTTTCAGAGGGGCATTATAAGGCTGAACCATTTCTGGATAGCCTCTCCATGGATTCTTTGCAGGAGGTTGATGCTGgtgcagagcagaagcaaagcagcaaaaacGTGGCAGCACCAATTCATGAGCAGCCTACCTCAGAGGAAGCAATAGATGACATGGCTAAACCTCACATTTCTGAAGACACTAAGGAAAGCATAAGAGCACTTGAGGGTCTGGAAGAGAATATAGAGTCTTCCTTTTCCCATCAGTTGTCTTCCACCTTAGCAGATGACAGCCAGATAAGTTCACTACAAACAGAAGGCAACACCTCAGCTGGTGAAACAAGGAATAGCAGTATGGTCAAAGAGCAGGGAACAGCAACGGTTCCTAAAGAAAACTCATCCACTTCTAAATGCCTTCATCTTGAAGAcaaccacagaaaaacagagagcaGACCTGCCTCTCAAACAGAGAGTGCCTTCCAGGTAAAGGATactgctaaaaaaaatgaagaaatgagtACTTCACAGCATAAGGAACCAGCACAGGAGGCAGTGTCTGAACTTcagcaggaagaagagaagaaagagtgCAAACTGCAGAATCTGCTGGAAGAAGGGAAATCTTTGGAGCCCAAAGATCAGAAAAGCAAGGAGCTAAATGAGAAGAAACAACAATTGCAGATGGAAGACCTCAATCTGGAGGCATCAGCTTCCAGGTCAGAGTTATCTTCTGTTCTCAGGCATAATGTGGACTTGTGTGGTTTGGAAAACGTTTTTTTGGCTGAGCAAACAGGATCAGCATTTCCTCCTAGGGAGTCTGTCTCTGTGGATCAGTATCCTGGTGAGGATGTACTGCTGAAAGCTTATGCCACAGAAGCAGGTTCTGGACGTCAGCCACTCGCTGTTAGCTCTCTGTCCTCAAATAACCTGAATGCAGTGGGTGAAACTCCCGTGGTGCCTCCACACACATGCCATATCTCTGACCAGGCAGAAGACCTAGAAGACTCTGGCCGCTTTTCCATTGGTGGTCAGGATATTGGAGAAGCTGACTGGGATGACAGGACAAGACTGGGCAGGGAGGATGAGCATAGTGATGGGCATGGAAAGGCTGTCCAGAGGCTTGATAAAAGAGGTGCAGCTCTTCATGGAGGAGTGGCAGCACTTTCTAGTGCAGAGAACCCAGAGGCTTCTGTTCTACATCCTTCCTCAGGTACCAAGAACTTGGAGCCACCTGATTCCATAGATCCTCATCCCATTACAGAAAATTTGGGAAAAGCTGAGCTTCAGGTCTTCATTCCAGCTTTACCTCCAGAGCTTGCCTCTGTGGCTTCAACATCTGGCCCACAGCAAGAGGGTGCTAGCAGAATGGCCTCCTTGACCCCTGAGGACTGTCCTGGCACCAGCCTGAACAAACTGCTAGACTCTGTAGAGAAGCCAGCCAACCAAGCTGCTTCTGTACAAGTGCGGGACCCAACATCAGGGGAAACTGCTCGTGTAAGTACTGATCCAGGGGAGGCCAACATTTCCCATGAACTCCTTATTTCTGAGGAAGGCTTTCATGAAGACCTTAGTGGCCAATCTTCTTTCTCTGTAATATACCCAAGCTGTCTTCCTCTAGAGAGGAGCCTTCCTGAGGGCAGGAGGACTGTGGCTGTCATTGCAGGGCCTCTGGAACCACCCCAAGCACCAGGCAGGACTTCCACTCCCCTGAACCACCCAGAGACAACTCAGCAAAAACCCCCAGAAGAAAGTGCCATTatccaacaaaaagaaatgggagTACCTGTGGATCATGAAGCACAagaaatgcctttatttgatCAGTCTGACTGTGGTTTAAACCAAAAAGAGCCTGGATCCAGAATCTCCAGTGTCCTGAGCACCCTAACCTGGCCCTCTGAAGAAGATATGGTCTTTGCCGTGAGCCAGCAAGAACAACCTCTGTCCCCTGCATCCCATTCAAGCCTACCTCTGGTGTCTGAGCCTGATGCCAAACAGCTTCCTCGCCTTCCTTCCCTTGCCCGAAGCCCCAGGCAAACTCAGGCCCCTGCACTTAATACAAATCACCTTGCCCGACCTCCAGCCCCTGAAAGTTACCAGCCGCTGGCTCCTGTACCCTACTCCAGGCCACATCTCAACTGTGGTATGTATGATAGTAAGTTACTAGCCACTCACCCTACTATAAGCCATCCTCTGCACGCTGCTGCCTCTCTGTCTGATTCTAATACTGTGGCCTCTGCTTCTCACAGAGAAGATGTAGCAGAGAAAGATGACCTTGTTCCAGTAACTAGAGAGTGGGATCTCAGTGACTCAGGTACCCATACAGAGACTTCTGATGACTCAGGGGTCAGTTTGTTGGccaaaagcttttctgctgttggaAATGAAGCATTGGCCGGCTCCTCTGACGCCAGCCCTGAAACAGCAGGCCACCACGTGGATATACAGTATGGAAAATCTTCACCTGACCACCCTTCTTGGCCCTCGCTGGAAGGCCTGATAACATCTACAAACTCCAAGAGCCGGGActctgcacagccacctccAATGCTAGCATTCACCAATCCAATCCATTTCCTCCAGCTCAGCCCTCCATCACCACCAACCACCAGGACGGCCTGCCAAGAGGAGGACATCTCAGGGGAGCTGCGATGGGAGCAAGAGGCAGATGTCTTTGGTGTGGACTCAAAGAATGTCCAAGCTCCATTGGCattcacagagaaaacagaaagtgagAGGAGGATCAAGCAAAGGCTGGAAGGAGAAGGTGGGGAACACCACTTGGTAGCTCAGCCAAAGGAGGAAGTGCCCAGACACTCACCCTTGGAGAAATCATCAAGTTGGCCAGACAAAAAATCGGTCAGGGTAGTTGCACAGGAGCCAGCACCCAATCAAGAAAACCCAATTAAACGCCGAGTAAAAAGCAAGGACTGGCACCGTCAGGGCCTGAAGAGGATGTCAGTACCACCAGACATCTTGCAGG AAGTTCCTTCTGCTCCTTCAGAGGAAGAAGCTCACAAGACACACAGGGAGCCACCGGTCAGTTCAGAGACAGTTATATTGCG agaaaagaaacctgCAGATGCAATGGAGAACTTCAAACGCCGGCACTCCAAACTGATCAACTCCT CAAGACTGCTGTATCAGGAATACAGTGACGTGGTTCTGAACAAGGCCATTCAAAGCCAGAAGAGAGTGGATTCTTTTGCAGAGGATATAGAGTCGAGTTTCCCGAGCTCTCCAAGGCTACGGAGGAAAGTGCTTTCTCCCCAGGACTCATATTTGCAGCGTCTGTCAGTCTCATCTAATGCGTCCCTCTGGCAGGACATCCCCATGATACGGGGCAGCAGAATGCTACTCAATATGTCCCGTGATGAGCAGAAGCTGCAAGAG GCCAAGTTTGAGTTGATAATGTCTGAGGCTTCCTACCTGCGCAGTTTAAATGTGGCGGTGGATCACTTCCAGCGATCAGCAGAGCTCCAGGCAATGCTGACCAATCAAGAGCGTCAGTGGCTTTTCTCCCGCCTTCATGATGTACGCGACGTCAGCGCTAG TTTCCTTTTTGACTTGGAGGAGAAATTTGAGGAGGACATGTTCACCTTCCATGTGTGTGACGTGGCTCTGAAACACGCCCCTGAATTCCGCAGGGTGTATCTACCATATGTAACAAACCAGACATATCAGGAGCAAACCTTCCAGCGGTTACT aaatggaaatgcagGGTTCCAGCAAGTCCTGGAGAGACTGGAAAGTGATCCTGTATGCCAGCGCCTCTCACTGAAATCCTTCCTTATCCTTCCTTTCCAGCGCATCACTCGTCTCAAACTCCTCCTACAG AATATCCTGAAGAGAACTCGGCCTGGGTCTGAGGAGGAAGTGCAAGCAACACAGGCCTATGATGCGCTTGAAAAG CTCATCAAGGATTGCAATGAAAATGTCCAGCGCATGAAGAGCACTGAAGAGCTGATCTACCTCAGCCAGAAGATTGAATTTGAGTGCAAG ATATTCCCACTCATCTCACAGTCAAGGCGACTTGTAAAGTGTGGTGAGCTGACAGCACTGGACTTCAGCACCCTGAGTCCAAAATGGAAAGTCACCACCCGGCCCATCTACCTACATCTTTTCAATGACTGTCTGCTCTTGTCTCGGCCGAAGGA GGGTGGACGTTTTGTTGTGTTTGACCATGCTGCTTTCTCAGATGTGCGTGGGGAGAAGTGTGAGATGAAACTGCAtggaacaaacaaaaatgttttccgTCTCTTTCTACTTCAGAATTACCAGGGAAAGAGAGTGGAGTTTTTGTTTCGTACAGAGACACA CAGTGAGAAGCTGAGGTGGATCTCTGCTTTGGCTCCTCCGCGAGGAGAACTGGATCTCTTGGAGTGCCCTG ATGCACCCCAGGTTCAATGCATAAAGACTTACAAGGCTCGGGAAAATGATGAGCTGGCTTTGGAGAAAGCAGACATCATCATGGTTATGCAGTACAGCAATGATG GATGGATAGAAGGAGTCAAACTTTCGGACCGGGAGAGAGGCTGGTTCCCCTCAGAACACGTGGAACTTATCTCCAGTAAACATGCGCGGCAGAAGAACCTGAAGGAGGAACAACGTGTGAAGAATGCCAAGCAGCAGGTCTTTTGCAAGAAATAA
- the ARHGEF5 gene encoding rho guanine nucleotide exchange factor 5 isoform X6, with amino-acid sequence MESEETSEGGTTPREASSVTGEVWDSTAVEREHHAPHASAEMSNSLSESAKGAELSTPEDCLSAPGKAAEMLGRPSNPLQKVPAGLEQEQGDAEPQKGLLELEREMLLSEGGLDCSLKLKQVELVDLESNQDSSLSAVQDGPDPGSAILQAVDLSTEFPQSQAELALCGSNSQAQHPKYPLADAISSQRETPKCFLVCKTVSEGHYKAEPFLDSLSMDSLQEVDAGAEQKQSSKNVAAPIHEQPTSEEAIDDMAKPHISEDTKESIRALEGLEENIESSFSHQLSSTLADDSQISSLQTEGNTSAGETRNSSMVKEQGTATVPKENSSTSKCLHLEDNHRKTESRPASQTESAFQVKDTAKKNEEMSTSQHKEPAQEAVSELQQEEEKKECKLQNLLEEGKSLEPKDQKSKELNEKKQQLQMEDLNLEASASRSELSSVLRHNVDLCGLENVFLAEQTGSAFPPRESVSVDQYPGEDVLLKAYATEAGSGRQPLAVSSLSSNNLNAVGETPVVPPHTCHISDQAEDLEDSGRFSIGGQDIGEADWDDRTRLGREDEHSDGHGKAVQRLDKRGAALHGGVAALSSAENPEASVLHPSSGTKNLEPPDSIDPHPITENLGKAELQVFIPALPPELASVASTSGPQQEGASRMASLTPEDCPGTSLNKLLDSVEKPANQAASVQVRDPTSGETARVSTDPGEANISHELLISEEGFHEDLSGQSSFSVIYPSCLPLERSLPEGRRTVAVIAGPLEPPQAPGRTSTPLNHPETTQQKPPEESAIIQQKEMGVPVDHEAQEMPLFDQSDCGLNQKEPGSRISSVLSTLTWPSEEDMVFAVSQQEQPLSPASHSSLPLVSEPDAKQLPRLPSLARSPRQTQAPALNTNHLARPPAPESYQPLAPVPYSRPHLNCGMYDSKLLATHPTISHPLHAAASLSDSNTVASASHREDVAEKDDLVPVTREWDLSDSGTHTETSDDSGVSLLAKSFSAVGNEALAGSSDASPETAGHHVDIQYGKSSPDHPSWPSLEGLITSTNSKSRDSAQPPPMLAFTNPIHFLQLSPPSPPTTRTACQEEDISGELRWEQEADVFGVDSKNVQAPLAFTEKTESERRIKQRLEGEGGEHHLVAQPKEEVPRHSPLEKSSSWPDKKSVRVVAQEPAPNQENPIKRRVKSKDWHRQGLKRMSVPPDILQEVPSAPSEEEAHKTHREPPVSSETVILREKKPADAMENFKRRHSKLINSSRLLYQEYSDVVLNKAIQSQKRVDSFAEDIESSFPSSPRLRRKVLSPQDSYLQRLSVSSNASLWQDIPMIRGSRMLLNMSRDEQKLQEAKFELIMSEASYLRSLNVAVDHFQRSAELQAMLTNQERQWLFSRLHDVRDVSASFLFDLEEKFEEDMFTFHVCDVALKHAPEFRRVYLPYVTNQTYQEQTFQRLLNGNAGFQQVLERLESDPVCQRLSLKSFLILPFQRITRLKLLLQNILKRTRPGSEEEVQATQAYDALEKLIKDCNENVQRMKSTEELIYLSQKIEFECKIFPLISQSRRLVKCGELTALDFSTLSPKWKVTTRPIYLHLFNDCLLLSRPKEGGRFVVFDHAAFSDVRGEKCEMKLHGTNKNVFRLFLLQNYQGKRVEFLFRTETHSEKLRWISALAPPRGELDLLECPDAPQVQCIKTYKARENDELALEKADIIMVMQYSNDGWIEGVKLSDRERGWFPSEHVELISSKHARQKNLKEEQRVKNAKQQVFCKK; translated from the exons ATGGAGTCTGAAGAAACCAGTGAGGGAGGTACCACTCCCCGAGAAGCCAGCAGCGTCACTGGGGAGGTTTGGGATTCTACAGCAGTTGAAAGAGAGCATCATGCCCCTCACGCATCAGCCGAAATGAGCAACAGCCTGTCTGAATCTGCAAagggagcagagctcagcactcCTGAGGACTGCCTTTCTGctccagggaaagcagcagagatgctgggcAGACCCTCTAACCCTCTGCAAAAAGTGCCAGCAGGATTGGAACAAGAGCAAGGTGATGCAGAGCCTCAAAAGGGACTCTTGGAATtggaaagagaaatgcttttaagtGAGGGTGGACTGGATTGTTCTCTGAAACTTAAGCAAGTAGAGCTGGTTGACCTGGAAAGCAACCAGGACTCTTCTCTCAGCGCAGTCCAGGATGGGCCAGACCCTGGCAGTGCCATCCTGCAGGCTGTGGACCTCAGCACTGAGTTTCCTCAGAGCCAGGCAGAATTGGCACTTTGTGGCTCAAACTCTCAGGCTCAACATCCAAAATACCCTTTGGCAGATGCCATTTCCTCTCAGAGAGAGACACCTAAGTGCTTCTTGGTGTGTAAAACTGTTTCAGAGGGGCATTATAAGGCTGAACCATTTCTGGATAGCCTCTCCATGGATTCTTTGCAGGAGGTTGATGCTGgtgcagagcagaagcaaagcagcaaaaacGTGGCAGCACCAATTCATGAGCAGCCTACCTCAGAGGAAGCAATAGATGACATGGCTAAACCTCACATTTCTGAAGACACTAAGGAAAGCATAAGAGCACTTGAGGGTCTGGAAGAGAATATAGAGTCTTCCTTTTCCCATCAGTTGTCTTCCACCTTAGCAGATGACAGCCAGATAAGTTCACTACAAACAGAAGGCAACACCTCAGCTGGTGAAACAAGGAATAGCAGTATGGTCAAAGAGCAGGGAACAGCAACGGTTCCTAAAGAAAACTCATCCACTTCTAAATGCCTTCATCTTGAAGAcaaccacagaaaaacagagagcaGACCTGCCTCTCAAACAGAGAGTGCCTTCCAGGTAAAGGATactgctaaaaaaaatgaagaaatgagtACTTCACAGCATAAGGAACCAGCACAGGAGGCAGTGTCTGAACTTcagcaggaagaagagaagaaagagtgCAAACTGCAGAATCTGCTGGAAGAAGGGAAATCTTTGGAGCCCAAAGATCAGAAAAGCAAGGAGCTAAATGAGAAGAAACAACAATTGCAGATGGAAGACCTCAATCTGGAGGCATCAGCTTCCAGGTCAGAGTTATCTTCTGTTCTCAGGCATAATGTGGACTTGTGTGGTTTGGAAAACGTTTTTTTGGCTGAGCAAACAGGATCAGCATTTCCTCCTAGGGAGTCTGTCTCTGTGGATCAGTATCCTGGTGAGGATGTACTGCTGAAAGCTTATGCCACAGAAGCAGGTTCTGGACGTCAGCCACTCGCTGTTAGCTCTCTGTCCTCAAATAACCTGAATGCAGTGGGTGAAACTCCCGTGGTGCCTCCACACACATGCCATATCTCTGACCAGGCAGAAGACCTAGAAGACTCTGGCCGCTTTTCCATTGGTGGTCAGGATATTGGAGAAGCTGACTGGGATGACAGGACAAGACTGGGCAGGGAGGATGAGCATAGTGATGGGCATGGAAAGGCTGTCCAGAGGCTTGATAAAAGAGGTGCAGCTCTTCATGGAGGAGTGGCAGCACTTTCTAGTGCAGAGAACCCAGAGGCTTCTGTTCTACATCCTTCCTCAGGTACCAAGAACTTGGAGCCACCTGATTCCATAGATCCTCATCCCATTACAGAAAATTTGGGAAAAGCTGAGCTTCAGGTCTTCATTCCAGCTTTACCTCCAGAGCTTGCCTCTGTGGCTTCAACATCTGGCCCACAGCAAGAGGGTGCTAGCAGAATGGCCTCCTTGACCCCTGAGGACTGTCCTGGCACCAGCCTGAACAAACTGCTAGACTCTGTAGAGAAGCCAGCCAACCAAGCTGCTTCTGTACAAGTGCGGGACCCAACATCAGGGGAAACTGCTCGTGTAAGTACTGATCCAGGGGAGGCCAACATTTCCCATGAACTCCTTATTTCTGAGGAAGGCTTTCATGAAGACCTTAGTGGCCAATCTTCTTTCTCTGTAATATACCCAAGCTGTCTTCCTCTAGAGAGGAGCCTTCCTGAGGGCAGGAGGACTGTGGCTGTCATTGCAGGGCCTCTGGAACCACCCCAAGCACCAGGCAGGACTTCCACTCCCCTGAACCACCCAGAGACAACTCAGCAAAAACCCCCAGAAGAAAGTGCCATTatccaacaaaaagaaatgggagTACCTGTGGATCATGAAGCACAagaaatgcctttatttgatCAGTCTGACTGTGGTTTAAACCAAAAAGAGCCTGGATCCAGAATCTCCAGTGTCCTGAGCACCCTAACCTGGCCCTCTGAAGAAGATATGGTCTTTGCCGTGAGCCAGCAAGAACAACCTCTGTCCCCTGCATCCCATTCAAGCCTACCTCTGGTGTCTGAGCCTGATGCCAAACAGCTTCCTCGCCTTCCTTCCCTTGCCCGAAGCCCCAGGCAAACTCAGGCCCCTGCACTTAATACAAATCACCTTGCCCGACCTCCAGCCCCTGAAAGTTACCAGCCGCTGGCTCCTGTACCCTACTCCAGGCCACATCTCAACTGTGGTATGTATGATAGTAAGTTACTAGCCACTCACCCTACTATAAGCCATCCTCTGCACGCTGCTGCCTCTCTGTCTGATTCTAATACTGTGGCCTCTGCTTCTCACAGAGAAGATGTAGCAGAGAAAGATGACCTTGTTCCAGTAACTAGAGAGTGGGATCTCAGTGACTCAGGTACCCATACAGAGACTTCTGATGACTCAGGGGTCAGTTTGTTGGccaaaagcttttctgctgttggaAATGAAGCATTGGCCGGCTCCTCTGACGCCAGCCCTGAAACAGCAGGCCACCACGTGGATATACAGTATGGAAAATCTTCACCTGACCACCCTTCTTGGCCCTCGCTGGAAGGCCTGATAACATCTACAAACTCCAAGAGCCGGGActctgcacagccacctccAATGCTAGCATTCACCAATCCAATCCATTTCCTCCAGCTCAGCCCTCCATCACCACCAACCACCAGGACGGCCTGCCAAGAGGAGGACATCTCAGGGGAGCTGCGATGGGAGCAAGAGGCAGATGTCTTTGGTGTGGACTCAAAGAATGTCCAAGCTCCATTGGCattcacagagaaaacagaaagtgagAGGAGGATCAAGCAAAGGCTGGAAGGAGAAGGTGGGGAACACCACTTGGTAGCTCAGCCAAAGGAGGAAGTGCCCAGACACTCACCCTTGGAGAAATCATCAAGTTGGCCAGACAAAAAATCGGTCAGGGTAGTTGCACAGGAGCCAGCACCCAATCAAGAAAACCCAATTAAACGCCGAGTAAAAAGCAAGGACTGGCACCGTCAGGGCCTGAAGAGGATGTCAGTACCACCAGACATCTTGCAGG AAGTTCCTTCTGCTCCTTCAGAGGAAGAAGCTCACAAGACACACAGGGAGCCACCGGTCAGTTCAGAGACAGTTATATTGCG agaaaagaaacctgCAGATGCAATGGAGAACTTCAAACGCCGGCACTCCAAACTGATCAACTCCT CAAGACTGCTGTATCAGGAATACAGTGACGTGGTTCTGAACAAGGCCATTCAAAGCCAGAAGAGAGTGGATTCTTTTGCAGAGGATATAGAGTCGAGTTTCCCGAGCTCTCCAAGGCTACGGAGGAAAGTGCTTTCTCCCCAGGACTCATATTTGCAGCGTCTGTCAGTCTCATCTAATGCGTCCCTCTGGCAGGACATCCCCATGATACGGGGCAGCAGAATGCTACTCAATATGTCCCGTGATGAGCAGAAGCTGCAAGAG GCCAAGTTTGAGTTGATAATGTCTGAGGCTTCCTACCTGCGCAGTTTAAATGTGGCGGTGGATCACTTCCAGCGATCAGCAGAGCTCCAGGCAATGCTGACCAATCAAGAGCGTCAGTGGCTTTTCTCCCGCCTTCATGATGTACGCGACGTCAGCGCTAG TTTCCTTTTTGACTTGGAGGAGAAATTTGAGGAGGACATGTTCACCTTCCATGTGTGTGACGTGGCTCTGAAACACGCCCCTGAATTCCGCAGGGTGTATCTACCATATGTAACAAACCAGACATATCAGGAGCAAACCTTCCAGCGGTTACT aaatggaaatgcagGGTTCCAGCAAGTCCTGGAGAGACTGGAAAGTGATCCTGTATGCCAGCGCCTCTCACTGAAATCCTTCCTTATCCTTCCTTTCCAGCGCATCACTCGTCTCAAACTCCTCCTACAG AATATCCTGAAGAGAACTCGGCCTGGGTCTGAGGAGGAAGTGCAAGCAACACAGGCCTATGATGCGCTTGAAAAG CTCATCAAGGATTGCAATGAAAATGTCCAGCGCATGAAGAGCACTGAAGAGCTGATCTACCTCAGCCAGAAGATTGAATTTGAGTGCAAG ATATTCCCACTCATCTCACAGTCAAGGCGACTTGTAAAGTGTGGTGAGCTGACAGCACTGGACTTCAGCACCCTGAGTCCAAAATGGAAAGTCACCACCCGGCCCATCTACCTACATCTTTTCAATGACTGTCTGCTCTTGTCTCGGCCGAAGGA GGGTGGACGTTTTGTTGTGTTTGACCATGCTGCTTTCTCAGATGTGCGTGGGGAGAAGTGTGAGATGAAACTGCAtggaacaaacaaaaatgttttccgTCTCTTTCTACTTCAGAATTACCAGGGAAAGAGAGTGGAGTTTTTGTTTCGTACAGAGACACA CAGTGAGAAGCTGAGGTGGATCTCTGCTTTGGCTCCTCCGCGAGGAGAACTGGATCTCTTGGAGTGCCCTG ATGCACCCCAGGTTCAATGCATAAAGACTTACAAGGCTCGGGAAAATGATGAGCTGGCTTTGGAGAAAGCAGACATCATCATGGTTATGCAGTACAGCAATGATG GATGGATAGAAGGAGTCAAACTTTCGGACCGGGAGAGAGGCTGGTTCCCCTCAGAACACGTGGAACTTATCTCCAGTAAACATGCGCGGCAGAAGAACCTGAAGGAGGAACAACGTGTGAAGAATGCCAAGCAGCAGGTCTTTTGCAAGAAATAA